One Candidatus Zixiibacteriota bacterium DNA window includes the following coding sequences:
- the fliW gene encoding flagellar assembly protein FliW, with the protein MIIDSVRFGRLEIPDDKVITMQRPILGFEHLAQFCLIQREEMAPFHWLHSTKDPSVAFIVLNPAIFFEDYRIEVNPKEIAELEIDDLKSVETYAIVTVPEDPKETSVNLQGPILINTENGFAKQLVLVNSDYRVKHLIADELAFDDVAITPEQELVEI; encoded by the coding sequence ATGATTATTGACAGTGTCAGATTCGGTCGGTTGGAGATTCCCGACGACAAAGTCATCACCATGCAGCGACCAATTCTCGGTTTCGAACACCTTGCGCAGTTCTGTTTGATACAACGCGAGGAGATGGCCCCGTTTCATTGGCTCCATTCCACGAAAGATCCATCGGTCGCGTTTATCGTACTCAATCCGGCGATCTTTTTCGAGGATTATCGCATTGAGGTCAACCCGAAGGAAATCGCCGAGCTGGAGATCGATGACTTGAAGTCGGTCGAGACCTATGCAATCGTAACCGTGCCTGAAGACCCCAAAGAAACGTCCGTGAACCTTCAGGGTCCTATTCTGATCAACACCGAAAACGGTTTCGCCAAGCAACTGGTCTTGGTCAACTCGGACTACCGAGTGAAGCATCTGATTGCCGATGAGTTGGCATTCGATGATGTCGCGATCACCCCGGAACAGGAATTGGTCGAGATCTAG